A DNA window from Phycisphaera mikurensis NBRC 102666 contains the following coding sequences:
- a CDS encoding TolC family protein: MRASIVTVAALLLAGCSSPLRDGGFDAWVEADPNAWSAPGSSTTHRLDDLRPEEPAEAVPADVERLVELALRRNPAIAAAERRVERLRTRRPQVESLEDPMLTVSPVGDMAQTAAGEVGLMAGLSQKFPFPGKLEARGDAADRAAAAALADLADRRLQVAAAVRRAWWSLAYARQAVGVVNEDVQLRERLRDSAAARYRAGAAERADVLRAGVEVDALRQDLLELRQQDQTAAASLNRLLDRPADASLPDPPAATLTDAAGTLDGLLAAAADHPRLASLKQGIAAARDRLRLAKLDRWPDLTVGVTFADVDDEGLAPAATGDDQLYLNLGINLPLWQDRRDAAEAEALAGLGEAAAMYTDEQNRLAFAVADALARVAQRRDAVALYDADMVPAAEEAVASSAAGYRSGQNDFIALIDNARRLTTLKLMRLRAVTQLQQDLADLREAVGEPDAPSERNDP; encoded by the coding sequence GTGAGGGCATCGATCGTGACCGTTGCGGCGCTCCTGCTCGCCGGCTGCTCATCTCCGCTGCGGGACGGCGGGTTCGACGCCTGGGTTGAGGCCGACCCCAACGCATGGTCTGCGCCCGGCTCATCGACGACGCACCGGCTCGACGACCTCCGCCCGGAGGAGCCCGCCGAGGCGGTGCCAGCCGACGTGGAGCGGCTCGTGGAGCTGGCGCTCCGCCGCAACCCGGCGATCGCCGCGGCCGAGCGCCGGGTCGAACGGCTGCGGACGCGTCGGCCGCAGGTCGAGTCCCTCGAAGACCCGATGCTGACCGTCTCGCCCGTGGGCGACATGGCTCAGACCGCGGCGGGCGAGGTCGGCCTGATGGCGGGGCTCTCGCAGAAGTTCCCCTTCCCCGGCAAGCTTGAAGCCCGCGGCGACGCCGCGGATCGGGCGGCGGCGGCGGCGCTGGCGGACCTCGCGGACCGGCGGCTGCAGGTCGCCGCCGCGGTGCGGCGGGCGTGGTGGTCGCTGGCCTACGCCCGCCAGGCGGTGGGTGTGGTGAACGAAGACGTTCAGCTGCGTGAGCGGCTGCGCGACTCGGCGGCGGCCCGGTACCGGGCCGGTGCGGCCGAGCGGGCCGACGTGCTGCGGGCTGGCGTGGAGGTCGATGCGCTCCGGCAGGACCTGCTCGAACTCCGCCAGCAGGACCAGACGGCGGCGGCGAGCCTCAACCGGCTGCTCGATCGGCCGGCGGACGCGTCGCTGCCGGATCCGCCGGCGGCGACGCTCACGGACGCCGCGGGCACGCTGGACGGGCTGCTCGCCGCCGCCGCGGACCACCCGCGGCTGGCTTCACTCAAGCAGGGCATCGCCGCCGCGCGGGACCGGCTCCGGCTGGCGAAGCTCGACCGCTGGCCCGACCTCACGGTGGGCGTCACCTTCGCGGACGTCGACGACGAGGGCCTCGCCCCCGCCGCGACCGGCGACGACCAGCTTTACCTCAACCTGGGGATCAACCTGCCCCTGTGGCAGGACCGCCGCGACGCGGCCGAGGCCGAGGCGCTCGCCGGACTGGGCGAGGCCGCGGCGATGTACACCGACGAGCAGAACCGGCTGGCCTTCGCGGTTGCCGACGCGCTCGCCCGGGTCGCCCAGCGCCGCGACGCCGTCGCCCTCTACGACGCCGACATGGTGCCCGCGGCCGAGGAGGCCGTCGCCTCCTCGGCCGCGGGCTACCGCTCGGGCCAGAACGACTTCATCGCCCTCATCGACAACGCCCGCCGCCTCACGACGCTGAAGCTGATGCGGCTGCGGGCGGTCACCCAGCTCCAGCAGGACCTCGCGGACCTCCGCGAGGCTGTCGGCGAGCCCGACGCTCCCTCCGAACGCAACGACCCATGA
- a CDS encoding efflux RND transporter periplasmic adaptor subunit: MKTFLLLLAAAALVLVGVFAAGPIRGAFSAAGDAVSPDGQPKAGDAGEAGGSAGGVTLYQSGMHPWIITTEPGNCPICGMKLEPIDPAKLAGEIAIDPVVVQNIGVRTTPVVRGPAVQTLRTVGTVGVAEPNVHDVNLRVSGWIVDLFVDYEGAEVEAGDELFTLYSPQLYAAAEEFLLAVDGGSAPADDPLLGSARDRLLNLGLTESQIEALQEAGVTERNVPIVSPATGTVTQKNANEGMNVEPGMRVFRIVDLSTVWVQVTLYESQLGSVEVGQPAIMTVTGLPGETFEGELSFIDPTLDPRTRAVRARVAFENPQNRIKPGMFADVTIRHTAQEEAVLAPREAVVKTGTRELVFVAKGGGRFEPREVETAAGVAEGRVVVSSGLEPGEDVVTSGQFLLDSEASVRSSLARMVDPGGGTSASAAPASPAMGSMDARAPNTVSAAVQAELDRLAGAYLTVQAGLIRGEASGLGPIAEAAGAVADAADAPVAGLAAAVRGAADRVPAGADLAAVRGGFDALSLTVVDLFEAAPPTPSGEGPYAVSYCPMVEKNWLQVGEAIRNPYDPSMLTCGSVLRTLPAPAAPGAGAASAPAAGEAVRPVAEAFLRLQENLTRNEPAGAAAVADAARSLAAEAGGRTAELAAAVAEAADRVPADRVPADADPATVRGAFEELSLAAVALFEAAAPAGIGPLAVAHCPMVDKDWLQAGSAIRNPYDPSMLTCGTVLRTLPEGAADAR, translated from the coding sequence ATGAAGACCTTCCTCCTCCTGCTCGCCGCCGCGGCGCTGGTGCTCGTCGGCGTCTTCGCCGCCGGCCCGATCCGCGGCGCCTTCTCCGCCGCCGGCGACGCGGTGTCGCCAGACGGACAACCCAAAGCCGGGGACGCCGGCGAGGCCGGGGGTTCCGCCGGCGGCGTGACGCTCTACCAGTCGGGCATGCACCCCTGGATCATCACCACCGAGCCGGGCAACTGCCCGATCTGCGGGATGAAGCTCGAGCCCATCGACCCCGCGAAGCTCGCCGGTGAGATTGCGATCGACCCGGTGGTCGTGCAGAACATCGGCGTCCGCACAACTCCTGTGGTGCGTGGGCCCGCCGTGCAGACCCTCCGCACCGTCGGCACGGTGGGAGTCGCCGAGCCCAACGTGCACGACGTCAACCTGCGTGTCTCGGGCTGGATCGTCGACCTCTTCGTCGACTACGAGGGGGCGGAGGTCGAGGCCGGCGACGAGCTGTTCACGCTCTACTCGCCGCAGCTGTACGCGGCGGCGGAGGAGTTCCTGCTGGCGGTGGACGGCGGCTCCGCCCCCGCCGACGACCCGCTGCTGGGCTCCGCCCGCGACCGGCTGCTGAACCTGGGGCTCACAGAATCCCAGATCGAGGCGTTGCAGGAAGCGGGCGTCACAGAGCGGAACGTGCCCATCGTCAGCCCCGCCACCGGGACCGTCACCCAGAAGAACGCCAACGAGGGGATGAACGTCGAGCCGGGGATGCGGGTCTTCCGCATCGTCGACCTCTCCACCGTGTGGGTGCAGGTCACGCTCTACGAGTCGCAGCTGGGCAGCGTGGAGGTCGGCCAGCCCGCCATCATGACGGTCACCGGTCTGCCCGGCGAGACCTTCGAGGGCGAGCTGTCCTTCATCGACCCGACGCTCGACCCGCGGACCCGGGCCGTGCGGGCCCGCGTGGCCTTCGAGAACCCGCAGAACCGGATCAAGCCGGGGATGTTCGCGGACGTGACGATCCGCCACACCGCGCAGGAGGAGGCGGTGCTCGCGCCGCGGGAGGCGGTGGTTAAGACCGGCACCCGCGAGCTGGTCTTCGTCGCCAAGGGCGGGGGACGCTTCGAGCCCCGCGAGGTGGAAACCGCCGCCGGCGTGGCCGAGGGCCGGGTGGTGGTCTCGTCTGGCCTCGAGCCCGGCGAGGACGTGGTGACCAGCGGGCAGTTCCTGCTCGACAGCGAGGCGAGCGTCCGCTCGTCGCTCGCACGCATGGTCGACCCCGGCGGCGGCACGTCCGCGTCGGCGGCGCCGGCCTCCCCCGCGATGGGTTCGATGGACGCCCGGGCACCGAACACCGTCTCCGCCGCGGTGCAGGCGGAGCTCGACCGGCTGGCCGGGGCGTACCTCACTGTGCAGGCCGGCCTCATCCGCGGGGAGGCTTCGGGGTTGGGACCAATCGCCGAGGCCGCCGGTGCGGTGGCCGACGCCGCGGACGCACCGGTGGCGGGCCTCGCCGCCGCCGTCCGCGGAGCCGCGGACCGCGTACCCGCGGGCGCGGACCTCGCCGCGGTCCGCGGCGGCTTCGACGCGCTCTCGCTGACGGTGGTGGACCTCTTCGAGGCCGCGCCTCCGACCCCCTCGGGCGAGGGGCCGTACGCCGTGTCTTACTGCCCAATGGTCGAGAAGAACTGGCTGCAGGTCGGCGAGGCGATCCGGAACCCTTACGACCCGTCGATGCTCACCTGCGGTTCGGTGCTGCGGACGCTCCCGGCGCCCGCGGCCCCGGGGGCCGGCGCCGCGTCCGCTCCGGCGGCCGGCGAGGCCGTGCGGCCGGTGGCGGAGGCCTTCCTCCGCCTCCAGGAGAACCTCACCCGCAACGAACCCGCGGGCGCCGCTGCCGTCGCGGACGCCGCCCGCTCGCTCGCCGCGGAGGCGGGCGGCCGCACCGCCGAGCTGGCCGCCGCCGTGGCCGAAGCCGCGGACCGCGTGCCCGCGGACCGCGTGCCCGCGGACGCGGATCCGGCCACGGTCCGCGGCGCCTTCGAGGAGCTGTCGCTGGCCGCCGTCGCGCTCTTCGAGGCGGCCGCGCCCGCGGGCATCGGCCCGCTCGCGGTCGCCCACTGCCCGATGGTCGACAAGGACTGGCTGCAGGCCGGCTCCGCCATTCGCAACCCGTACGACCCCTCCATGCTCACCTGCGGCACCGTGCTCCGCACCCTCCCCGAAGGAGCCGCCGATGCTCGCTGA
- a CDS encoding efflux RND transporter permease subunit, which yields MLADPNAREGFTAKLIRACVANRLLVLLLAAITAVGGVYAARHITVDALPDLSDVQVVVRTEFPGQAPGIVQDQVTYPLTTAMLAVPDAQVVRGYSMFGTSFVYIIFADGTDLYWARSRVLEQLSVVNARLPEGVSPQLGPDATAVGWVYQYVLTTGPWCPDHPDGLWRADGAHGGEAEWFAEKPDGIETKRVRVFDHDAEVCPLDGSPLAKPDVSLAELRSLQDWYLRYELTTVQGVSEVAAIGGFVKQYQVTVDPNRLLAYGLPLGKVRAAIQRSNRDVGGRVVERGETEFMVRGRGYLGTGDPTEGSAEDALGREQTDRVLEDLRSISLGANEDGAPIYLRDVAEVAIGPEIRRGVAEWDGEGETAGGVVIMRFGENAQATIGRVRDRLFELEEGLPPGVAVEVAYDRSDLIERAIHTVTGTLTEEILVVGCVILIFLLHARSALVAALVLPAGVLLTLGVMYALGLNANIMSLGGIAISIGVMVDSSIVMVENAHKHLEREHHQREAGEPPRSHASVIADASAEVGPTLFFSLLIIMVSFLPIFVLDGQSGRLFKPLAYTKTFAMAAAAGVAVTLIPVVMVYTLREGGPRKWVAALCAVGTFGLFAFLPLGALEDSRWLVAVGGALAVLLLVPRQRISNEDDNPISRVIRAAYEPFFRFTMKHRALTILIAALLMSSTLYPWSKLGSEFMPPLEEGDLLYMPTTDPGISVSKATELLAQTDALIAAFPEVEHVFGKIGRAETATDPAPVSMLETTITLHRDEVAWRKRPVERFYSGWPGWLAWAPSKLLPPTRTITPDELIYGYELTDAQLGVDRGGRGFRIPGMNDALQIPGLSNAWTMPIRTRIDMLSTGIRTPVGVKIMGPDLTVLSDLAGEVADLLKTDERTRTTLASAFPDKTVGGNYLDLDVDREAIARYGLSSGDLADVVMTAVGGMNVTSTVEGLERYPVSLRYPRELRDDPESLEKVLVATPGGAQVPLGQLAKVVIRRGPPMIKSEDARPTSWVYVDIKDTDIGTFVEAAQAVVAERLELPPGYTVRWSGQYEYMQDARERLQLAIPLAAVVILLLLFVATRSWLRVGIVLLAVPFSLIGAAWFTWFLGYDMSLAVWVGVIALAGLDAETGLVMLLYLDDSHERFKREGRLNTTDDLMHAVHDGAVQRIRPKTMTVMTTFIGLMPLLFATGAGSDTMQRLAAPMIGGLATSFVAELLLYPVLFYSAKRIAMKRDAS from the coding sequence ATGCTCGCTGACCCCAACGCCAGGGAAGGCTTCACCGCGAAGCTGATCCGCGCCTGCGTGGCCAACCGCCTGCTCGTGTTGCTGCTCGCCGCGATCACCGCCGTGGGCGGCGTGTACGCCGCGCGGCACATCACCGTCGATGCGCTGCCGGACCTCTCCGACGTGCAGGTGGTCGTGCGGACCGAGTTCCCGGGACAGGCCCCGGGGATCGTGCAGGACCAGGTGACCTACCCCCTGACGACCGCGATGCTCGCGGTGCCCGACGCCCAGGTCGTGCGCGGGTACTCGATGTTCGGCACGAGCTTCGTCTACATCATCTTCGCCGACGGGACGGACCTGTACTGGGCCCGCAGCCGCGTGCTCGAGCAGCTCTCGGTGGTGAACGCCCGGCTGCCCGAGGGGGTGTCGCCCCAGCTCGGTCCCGACGCGACCGCCGTGGGCTGGGTCTACCAGTACGTGCTCACCACCGGGCCCTGGTGCCCGGACCACCCCGATGGCCTCTGGAGAGCGGACGGTGCTCACGGGGGCGAGGCGGAGTGGTTTGCGGAGAAGCCCGATGGGATCGAAACCAAACGGGTTCGCGTCTTCGACCACGACGCGGAGGTTTGTCCGCTGGACGGCTCGCCGCTGGCGAAGCCGGACGTGAGCCTCGCCGAGCTGCGGAGCCTCCAAGACTGGTACCTCCGCTACGAGTTGACGACGGTGCAGGGCGTGAGCGAGGTCGCCGCCATCGGCGGCTTCGTGAAGCAGTACCAGGTGACGGTCGACCCCAACCGGCTGCTGGCGTATGGGCTCCCGCTGGGCAAGGTCCGTGCGGCCATTCAGCGGAGCAACCGCGATGTAGGCGGCCGCGTGGTGGAGCGCGGCGAGACCGAGTTCATGGTCCGCGGCCGCGGCTACCTCGGCACGGGAGACCCCACGGAGGGGTCCGCGGAAGACGCCCTGGGGCGGGAACAGACCGACCGGGTGCTCGAAGACCTCCGCTCGATCTCGCTGGGGGCGAACGAAGACGGCGCTCCGATCTACCTCCGCGACGTCGCCGAGGTCGCCATCGGCCCGGAGATCCGCCGCGGCGTCGCCGAGTGGGACGGGGAGGGCGAGACCGCCGGCGGCGTGGTCATCATGCGCTTCGGCGAGAACGCCCAGGCGACGATCGGCCGCGTCCGCGATCGGCTCTTCGAGCTGGAGGAGGGCCTGCCGCCCGGCGTGGCGGTCGAGGTCGCCTACGACCGTAGCGACCTCATCGAGCGGGCGATCCACACCGTCACCGGGACGCTGACCGAGGAGATCCTCGTGGTCGGCTGCGTCATCCTGATCTTCCTGCTGCACGCCCGCAGCGCCCTGGTCGCCGCGCTGGTGCTGCCCGCGGGGGTGCTGCTCACGCTGGGCGTCATGTACGCGCTGGGCCTGAACGCGAACATCATGAGCCTGGGCGGCATCGCGATCTCGATCGGCGTGATGGTGGACAGCTCGATCGTGATGGTCGAGAACGCGCACAAGCACCTGGAGCGAGAGCACCACCAGCGCGAGGCGGGCGAGCCGCCGCGCAGCCACGCGTCGGTGATCGCCGACGCCTCGGCGGAGGTCGGCCCCACGCTGTTCTTCTCGCTGCTGATCATCATGGTCAGCTTCCTGCCGATCTTCGTGCTCGACGGCCAGAGCGGCCGGCTCTTCAAGCCGCTGGCGTACACCAAGACCTTCGCCATGGCCGCCGCCGCGGGCGTGGCCGTCACGCTGATCCCGGTGGTGATGGTGTACACGCTCCGCGAGGGCGGCCCCCGGAAGTGGGTCGCGGCGCTCTGCGCGGTGGGAACCTTCGGTCTCTTCGCCTTCCTCCCGCTGGGGGCGCTGGAGGACAGCCGCTGGCTCGTTGCGGTCGGCGGCGCCCTGGCCGTGCTCCTGCTCGTCCCGCGGCAGCGGATCTCCAACGAGGACGACAACCCGATCAGCCGGGTGATCCGCGCCGCCTACGAGCCCTTCTTCCGCTTCACGATGAAGCACCGGGCGCTGACGATCCTGATCGCGGCGCTCCTGATGAGCAGCACGCTCTACCCCTGGTCGAAGCTGGGCTCGGAGTTCATGCCGCCGCTGGAGGAGGGCGACCTCCTGTACATGCCCACCACCGATCCGGGGATCAGCGTCTCCAAGGCGACCGAGCTGCTGGCGCAGACCGACGCGCTGATCGCCGCCTTCCCCGAGGTCGAGCACGTCTTCGGGAAGATCGGCCGGGCCGAGACCGCGACCGACCCGGCGCCGGTGTCGATGCTCGAGACGACGATCACGCTCCACCGCGACGAGGTGGCGTGGCGGAAGCGGCCGGTGGAGCGCTTCTACTCCGGCTGGCCCGGCTGGCTGGCGTGGGCGCCCTCGAAGCTGCTGCCGCCCACGCGGACGATCACCCCCGACGAGCTGATCTACGGGTACGAACTCACCGACGCGCAGCTCGGCGTCGACCGGGGCGGCAGGGGCTTCCGCATCCCGGGCATGAACGACGCCCTGCAGATCCCCGGGCTCTCCAACGCCTGGACGATGCCGATCCGCACCCGGATCGACATGCTCTCCACCGGCATCCGCACGCCGGTGGGCGTGAAGATCATGGGCCCGGACCTCACCGTGCTCTCGGACCTGGCCGGCGAGGTCGCCGACCTCCTGAAGACCGACGAGCGGACCCGCACCACGCTCGCCAGCGCCTTCCCGGACAAGACCGTCGGGGGCAACTACCTCGACCTGGACGTGGACCGCGAGGCGATCGCCCGCTACGGGCTCTCCTCGGGCGACCTGGCGGACGTGGTGATGACCGCGGTGGGCGGCATGAACGTCACCTCCACGGTGGAGGGGCTGGAGCGCTACCCGGTGAGCCTCCGCTACCCGCGGGAGCTGCGCGACGACCCCGAGTCGCTGGAGAAGGTGCTCGTCGCCACGCCCGGCGGCGCTCAGGTCCCGCTGGGCCAGCTCGCCAAGGTCGTCATCCGGCGTGGGCCGCCGATGATCAAGAGCGAGGACGCCCGGCCGACCAGCTGGGTGTACGTCGACATCAAGGACACCGACATCGGCACCTTCGTCGAGGCGGCGCAGGCCGTCGTGGCCGAGCGGCTGGAGCTGCCGCCGGGCTACACCGTCCGCTGGTCGGGCCAGTACGAGTACATGCAGGACGCCCGGGAGCGGCTGCAACTCGCGATCCCGCTGGCCGCGGTGGTGATCCTGCTCCTGCTCTTCGTCGCCACGCGGAGCTGGCTGCGGGTGGGCATCGTGCTGCTCGCCGTGCCCTTCTCGCTGATCGGCGCCGCGTGGTTCACCTGGTTCCTCGGCTACGACATGTCGCTGGCCGTGTGGGTGGGCGTCATCGCACTCGCCGGGCTCGACGCCGAGACCGGCCTGGTGATGCTGCTCTACCTCGACGACAGCCACGAGCGCTTCAAGCGCGAGGGCCGGCTGAACACGACCGACGACCTGATGCACGCCGTCCACGACGGCGCCGTCCAGCGGATCCGACCCAAGACGATGACGGTGATGACCACCTTCATCGGCCTGATGCCGCTGCTCTTCGCGACCGGCGCCGGCTCCGACACGATGCAGCGCCTCGCCGCCCCGATGATCGGCGGTCTCGCCACCAGCTTCGTCGCCGAGCTGCTGCTCTACCCGGTGCTCTTCTACTCCGCCAAGCGGATCGCGATGAAGCGAGACGCCTCCTGA
- a CDS encoding copper resistance protein B produces MRSPDPRFTARHALAAALLLLLAPVLRAQPEPEHTMSMPMLETPGAPSAETTSPPAPATAGEWLDPPLPTGLTLDEVLDAAAGDPPTEYHLPVMDSQIYDLLLVEQLEWRIDDGGPDTLGWDALYWVGGDYHKLVVKAEGGAGFEGPDEGESETDVLYSYLVTPFWSAQAGLQYANAWAPGVYDDTYSLALAVQGLAPGLFEVDASAFLSEDADVSFRLTTSYDVRITQRLVLQPRAEVRLEAQDNRERGLGAGLSNTSLGLRLRYESRREVAPYAGLRYSFASGNTADIIAAEGGSADRFEVVAGVRLSF; encoded by the coding sequence ATGCGAAGTCCTGATCCCCGCTTCACCGCGCGTCACGCCCTCGCCGCGGCGCTGCTCCTTCTCCTGGCGCCCGTTCTTCGGGCACAACCCGAGCCGGAGCACACGATGAGCATGCCGATGTTAGAGACGCCCGGGGCGCCATCGGCGGAGACCACGTCCCCGCCCGCACCGGCCACCGCCGGCGAGTGGCTCGACCCGCCGCTGCCTACAGGCCTGACCCTTGACGAGGTACTCGACGCCGCCGCGGGCGACCCGCCCACCGAGTACCACCTCCCGGTGATGGACAGCCAGATCTACGACCTGCTCCTCGTCGAGCAACTCGAGTGGCGGATCGACGACGGCGGCCCCGACACGCTCGGCTGGGACGCGCTCTACTGGGTCGGCGGCGACTACCACAAGCTGGTGGTCAAGGCCGAGGGCGGGGCTGGCTTCGAAGGTCCCGACGAGGGCGAGAGCGAGACCGACGTGCTGTACTCCTACCTGGTCACGCCGTTCTGGTCCGCGCAGGCCGGGCTTCAGTACGCCAACGCCTGGGCACCCGGCGTGTACGACGACACGTACTCGCTCGCCCTCGCGGTGCAGGGGCTTGCGCCCGGGCTCTTCGAGGTCGACGCCAGCGCGTTTCTCTCCGAGGACGCCGATGTCTCCTTCCGGCTGACGACGTCCTATGACGTGCGGATCACCCAGCGTCTTGTGCTTCAGCCGCGGGCGGAGGTGCGGCTGGAGGCGCAGGACAACCGCGAGCGCGGGCTGGGTGCCGGTCTCTCCAACACCAGCCTCGGGCTGCGTCTGCGTTACGAGTCCCGCCGGGAGGTGGCGCCCTACGCAGGACTCCGCTACAGCTTCGCCAGCGGCAACACCGCCGACATCATCGCGGCCGAGGGCGGCTCCGCCGACCGCTTCGAAGTGGTCGCAGGCGTGCGGCTGAGCTTCTGA
- a CDS encoding copper resistance system multicopper oxidase encodes MLQPPPIGRRRFVTSAVGLAGVAAFAPSRLFAAPAPRPSAALPSIDASAPGGADLYVARQHLRIAGAQTEAISLNGAVPGPIVRMKQGAEALIRVHNGLEELTSVHWHGLIVPYTMDGVPGISYAGIDPGTTFEVRFPVRQAGTYWYHSHTELQEQVGHYGMIVVEPEGPDASEPADVEHPVVLSDWTFEDPHRVLDNLKTKEGYYNFQKPTLANLSNQARREDRSIPEVLGVRWSFQKMRMDPTDLADVTGSIYTYLVNGRGPDDGGFLRVRPGQRVRLRVANASAMTFFDVRVVGSADGALLPLPLTVVGADGHGVEPVEVSEFRIGVAETYDVLFTVPPASAGAGPLTLFCESADRSGFARATIGTDPGRAGPLPARRERAMLTMADMGMKGMDGPGGMAGMDMPGGGGGDMSGMEMPGGGGGGGGTLPVENLPDEVMHGPDEHGAGNSTVAMVAYRRSAEPGTGLGSDGWRVLTYADLRCVETPADRRPPTREMTLHLTGNMGRYIWGIDGKKWSQSEMIRFVYGERLRINYVNDTMMPHPMHLHGMWSDLHNGQPYDKIPRKHTTIVQPAELLSIDVTADAPGHWAFHCHLLYHMEVGMFRTVAVVRSLEGEAQDAKS; translated from the coding sequence ATGCTTCAACCCCCACCCATCGGCCGCCGCCGCTTCGTGACATCCGCGGTCGGCCTCGCCGGCGTCGCGGCTTTCGCGCCCTCGCGGCTCTTCGCCGCTCCGGCTCCACGACCCTCCGCGGCGCTGCCCTCCATCGACGCCTCCGCCCCCGGCGGGGCGGACCTTTACGTCGCGCGGCAACACCTGAGGATCGCCGGCGCCCAGACCGAAGCGATCTCGCTCAACGGGGCCGTTCCCGGGCCCATCGTCCGCATGAAGCAGGGGGCCGAGGCGCTCATCCGGGTTCACAACGGGCTGGAGGAATTGACCTCGGTCCACTGGCACGGGCTCATCGTCCCCTACACGATGGACGGCGTGCCGGGCATCAGCTACGCGGGGATCGACCCGGGCACGACCTTCGAGGTCCGCTTCCCGGTCCGCCAGGCCGGGACCTACTGGTACCACAGCCACACCGAGCTGCAGGAGCAGGTGGGCCACTACGGGATGATCGTCGTCGAGCCCGAGGGGCCGGACGCCTCGGAGCCCGCCGACGTGGAGCACCCTGTCGTTCTCTCGGACTGGACCTTCGAAGACCCCCACCGCGTGCTCGACAACCTCAAGACCAAGGAGGGGTACTACAACTTCCAGAAGCCGACGCTGGCGAACCTGAGCAACCAGGCCCGCCGCGAGGATCGGTCGATCCCGGAGGTGCTCGGGGTCCGCTGGTCCTTCCAGAAGATGCGGATGGACCCCACGGACCTCGCCGACGTCACCGGCTCGATCTACACGTACCTGGTCAACGGACGCGGACCCGACGACGGGGGCTTCCTCCGGGTGCGGCCTGGCCAGCGGGTCCGGCTGCGGGTGGCGAATGCCTCGGCGATGACCTTTTTCGACGTCCGGGTGGTCGGGTCCGCGGACGGTGCGCTGCTTCCGCTCCCGCTCACGGTCGTCGGGGCCGACGGCCACGGCGTCGAGCCGGTGGAGGTATCCGAGTTCCGCATCGGCGTGGCCGAGACCTATGACGTGCTCTTCACCGTGCCCCCGGCCTCGGCGGGCGCGGGGCCGCTCACGCTCTTCTGCGAGAGCGCCGACCGCAGCGGCTTCGCCCGGGCGACGATTGGCACCGACCCCGGCCGGGCTGGGCCGCTGCCCGCGCGGCGGGAGCGGGCCATGCTGACCATGGCGGACATGGGCATGAAGGGCATGGACGGGCCCGGAGGCATGGCGGGGATGGACATGCCCGGGGGCGGGGGCGGCGACATGAGCGGGATGGAGATGCCCGGGGGCGGGGGCGGGGGCGGGGGCACGCTCCCGGTCGAGAACCTCCCGGACGAAGTGATGCACGGGCCCGACGAGCACGGGGCCGGGAACTCGACGGTCGCGATGGTCGCCTACCGCCGCTCCGCCGAACCGGGCACCGGGCTGGGCTCCGATGGCTGGCGGGTGCTCACCTACGCCGACCTGCGGTGCGTGGAAACCCCCGCCGACCGGCGGCCGCCCACGCGGGAGATGACGCTGCACCTCACCGGCAACATGGGCCGGTACATCTGGGGCATCGACGGGAAGAAGTGGTCCCAGAGCGAGATGATCCGCTTCGTCTACGGGGAGCGGCTCCGCATCAACTACGTGAACGACACGATGATGCCTCACCCCATGCACCTGCATGGGATGTGGAGCGACCTGCACAACGGCCAGCCCTACGACAAGATCCCGCGGAAGCACACCACGATCGTGCAGCCCGCCGAGCTGCTCAGCATCGACGTAACCGCCGACGCCCCGGGCCACTGGGCCTTCCACTGCCACCTGCTCTACCACATGGAGGTCGGCATGTTCCGCACCGTCGCCGTCGTCCGCAGCCTGGAAGGGGAGGCGCAAGATGCGAAGTCCTGA